A genomic window from Diospyros lotus cultivar Yz01 chromosome 2, ASM1463336v1, whole genome shotgun sequence includes:
- the LOC127795414 gene encoding (-)-isopiperitenol/(-)-carveol dehydrogenase, mitochondrial-like, with amino-acid sequence MALSIPPVGKLQGKVAIVTGGASGIGEATVRLFAKHGARAVVIADIMDDKGQKLAEAIGSSQSPCAYRRCDVTDEDQVKAAVVWTLTTYGQLDVIFCNAGIVSPSGQTLLELDFPEFDRLMAVNARGVAACVKHAARAMVERRVRGSIVCTASVVASKGGWKHTDYIMSKHAVLALVRAASQQLGVHGIRVNCVSPFVVATPLMCDFMGMKAEELEEMYAPYTSLRGTPLRPGDIADAVLFLASDESRFVSGHDLKVDGGFETW; translated from the coding sequence ATGGCTCTATCAATTCCGCCCGTCGGAAAGCTCCAAGGGAAAGTCGCCATCGTCACTGGCGGAGCCAGCGGCATCGGCGAGGCCACCGTCCGCCTCTTCGCCAAACACGGCGCTCGTGCGGTCGTCATCGCCGACATCATGGACGACAAGGGCCAGAAGCTCGCCGAAGCCATCGGCTCAAGCCAAAGCCCCTGCGCCTACCGCCGCTGCGACGTCACCGACGAGGACCAGGTCAAAGCCGCCGTGGTGTGGACGCTCACGACCTACGGCCAGCTTGACGTCATATTCTGCAACGCCGGCATCGTGAGCCCCTCCGGCCAGACTTTGCTGGAGCTCGACTTCCCCGAGTTCGACCGGCTCATGGCGGTGAACGCTCGCGGCGTGGCGGCGTGCGTGAAGCACGCGGCCCGTGCCATGGTGGAGCGGCGCGTGAGGGGTAGTATAGTGTGTACGGCGAGCGTGGTGGCCAGCAAGGGCGGATGGAAGCACACGGACTACATCATGTCGAAGCACGCAGTTCTGGCGCTGGTCCGGGCGGCGAGCCAGCAGCTTGGCGTGCATGGGATTCGGGTGAACTGTGTTTCTCCGTTCGTGGTGGCAACGCCGCTGATGTGTGATTTCATGGGGATGAAGGCGGAGGAGCTGGAGGAGATGTACGCGCCGTATACTTCATTGAGAGGGACGCCATTGAGGCCCGGAGATATCGCCGATGCGGTGCTCTTTCTGGCTTCGGACGAGTCGCGATTCGTGTCTGGCCACGACCTCAAGGTGGACGGCGGGTTCGAGACTTGGTGA
- the LOC127795415 gene encoding (-)-isopiperitenol/(-)-carveol dehydrogenase, mitochondrial-like, whose product MAESSAAPSMKKLQGKVAIVTGGASGIGETTAHLFAEHGARAVVIADIQDKKGQSVAAAIGSEISAYFHCDVTDEEQVKSLVDWTVATYGQLDIMFSNAGIASRLEQSILDLDFSEFDRLFAVNARGVAACVKEAARAMVERRVKGSIVCTASVNARKGALATDYVMSKHAVLGLVRAAGKQLGQHGIRVNAVSPFVVATPLMCELHGKRTYEEEVERTYEPLIPLKGAALKAKNVADAVLFLASDDSALITGQDIVIDGGLLA is encoded by the coding sequence ATGGCAGAATCCAGCGCTGCTCCGTCCATGAAGAAGCTGCAAGGCAAAGTCGCCATAGTCACTGGCGGCGCTAGCGGCATCGGCGAGACTACCGCTCATCTCTTCGCCGAGCACGGCGCACGCGCGGTAGTGATCGCCGACATCCAGGACAAGAAAGGCCAAAGCGTGGCCGCCGCTATCGGATCGGAGATCTCCGCCTACTTCCACTGCGACGTCACCGACGAGGAGCAGGTCAAATCATTGGTGGACTGGACTGTCGCCACCTACGGCCAGCTGGACATCATGTTCAGCAACGCCGGGATCGCGAGCAGGTTGGAACAGTCGATCTTGGATCTCGACTTCTCAGAATTCGATCGCTTGTTCGCCGTCAACGCTCGGGGCGTGGCGGCGTGCGTGAAGGAGGCGGCCCGTGCAATGGTGGAGCGGCGCGTGAAGGGGAGCATTGTGTGCACGGCGAGCGTGAACGCTAGGAAGGGGGCGCTGGCGACGGACTACGTGATGTCGAAGCACGCGGTGCTGGGGCTGGTGCGGGCGGCGGGGAAGCAGCTAGGGCAGCATGGCATAAGAGTGAACGCGGTGTCGCCGTTCGTAGTGGCGACTCCGTTGATGTGCGAATTGCACGGGAAGAGGACTTACGAGGAGGAGGTAGAGAGGACTTACGAGCCGTTGATTCCGCTGAAAGGAGCGGCCCTGAAAGCGAAGAATGTGGCGGATGCGGTGCTGTTCCTGGCTTCCGACGACTCTGCGCTCATCACTGGCCAGGACATCGTCATCGACGGAGGCTTGTTAGCTTGA
- the LOC127795413 gene encoding LRR receptor-like serine/threonine-protein kinase FEI 1, with protein MTMVILVFSAIVGATLLSHLSLALTPDGFALLEFKSTLNDTNNTLSGWRDTDESPCNWTGVSCNPQDQRVTSINLPYMQLGGIISPSIGKLSRLQRLALHQNSLHGVIPHEISNCAELRALYLRANYLQGGVPADIGNISSLTILDLSSNSLKGAIPSSLGRLTHLRSLNLSANFLSGEIPDFGVLSTFGNNSFTGNLDLCGRQVNKPCRTSLGFPAVLPHAESDEAAVPKKHSSHYIKGLLIGLMSIMGLLLILLLVFLWIWLLSKKERAAKRYTEVKKQVHRETSAKLITFHGDLPYPSCEIIEKLETLDEEDVVGSGGFGTVYRMVMNDCGTFAVKKIDRSREGSDQVFERELEILGSIKHINLVNLRGYCRLPSAKLLIYDYVAMGSLDDHLHEHEEKQPLNWNTRLKIALGSARGLAYLHHDCSPRIVHRDIKSSNILLDENLEPCVSDFGLAKLLVDEDAHVTTVVAGTFGYLAPEYLQSGRATEKSDVYSFGVLLLEIVTGKRPTDPCFVKHGLNVVGWMNTLLRENRMEDVVDRRCTDADADTVEAVIEIAARCTDANPDDRPTMQQVLQLLEQEVMSPCPSEFYESHSDYC; from the exons ATGACTATGGTGATTTTGGTCTTCTCTGCAATTGTTGGGGCAACCCTTTTGAGCCATCTCTCTCTTGCCCTCACTCCAGATG GTTTTGCATTGTTGGAATTTAAAAGCACTCTGAATGACACTAACAACACTCTCAGTGGCTGGAGGGATACGGATGAATCTCCATGCAACTGGACTGGTGTCTCTTGCAATCCCCAAGACCAAAGGGTTACCTCTAT AAACTTGCCCTACATGCAACTGGGAGGCATTATTTCTCCAAGCATTGGTAAACTCAGTAGGTTACAAAGACT GGCACTTCACCAGAACAGCTTGCATGGTGTTATTCCACACGAAATTAGTAATTGTGCTGAACTCAGAGCGCT GTACTTGAGAGCTAATTATCTCCAAGGGGGTGTACCAGCAGATATTGGGAATATTTCTTCACTTACCATTTT GGATTTGTCCAGCAATTCGCTTAAGGGTGCCATACCTTCATCTCTTGGCCGTCTAACACACCTTCGCAGTTT GAACTTGTCCGCGAACTTCTTATCTGGTGAAATCCCTGATTTTGGAGTTCTTAGCACTTTTGGAAACAATTC ATTTACTGGCAATTTAGACCTTTGCGGTCGACAAGTAAACAAACCATGTAGAACATCACTAGGATTCCCTGCAGTGCTACCACATGCAGAAAGTGATGAAGCTGCTG TACCTAAGAAGCACTCATCTcactatataaaaggattgCTAATTGGTTTAATGTCTATAATGGGTCTTCTGCTCATCTTGCTCCTTGTATTCCTATGGATTTGGTTGCTATCAAAGAAGGAAAGGGCTGCTAAGAGATATACAGAAGTCAAGAAACAAGTTCATCGAGAAACAA GTGCAAAACTCATCACTTTCCATGGAGATCTTCCCTATCCATCATGCGAGATCATAGAAAAGCTTGAAACACTCGATGAGGAGGATGTTGTGGGATCTGGCGGATTTGGTACTGTCTACCGGATGGTCATGAATGATTGTGGTACTTTTGCAGTTAAAAAGATTGATCGGAGCCGTGAAGGATCAGATCAAGTTTTTGAGAGAGAGTTAGAGATCTTAGGTAGCATCAAGCACATAAATCTTGTCAATTTGAGAGGGTACTGCAGGCTCCCTTCTGCGAAGCTTCTTATATATGATTATGTTGCCATGGGGAGCTTGGACGATCACTTGCATG agcATGAAGAAAAACAACCCTTGAACTGGAACACTCGGCTAAAGATTGCACTCGGTTCTGCAAGGGGTTTGGCATACTTGCACCATGACTGTTCTCCAAGGATAGTTCATCGTGATATAAAGTCCAGCAATATTTTGCTTGATGAAAACCTAGAACCTTGCGTGTCAGACTTTGGCCTTGCCAAACTTTTAGTAGATGAGGATGCTCATGTTACAACTGTGGTTGCTGGTACTTTCGGTTATTTAGCTCCAG AATATCTGCAAAGTGGAAGAGCCACCGAGAAGTCAGATGTGTACAGCTTTGGAGTTCTCTTGCTAGAAATTGTAACTGGGAAGAGACCAACCGATCCTTGTTTTGTAAAACACGGCCTCAATGTGGTTGGTTGG ATGAACACCCTGCTAAGAGAGAACAGAATGGAGGATGTGGTGGACAGGAGGTGCACCGACGCAGATGCAGACACCGTAGAAGCAGTGATAGAGATAGCGGCGAGGTGCACGGATGCAAACCCGGATGACAGGCCAACGATGCAGCAGGTGCTGCAGTTGTTGGAGCAAGAAGTCATGTCGCCTTGCCCGAGCGAGTTCTACGAGTCCCATTCCGACTATTGTTGA